From a single Bacteroidota bacterium genomic region:
- a CDS encoding DUF47 domain-containing protein, translating into MSSFGFLKYFVPQDRKFFPLFDKAVTNLHEGGKAVYQLVTCEVEERPRWFRKIEQLEHAGDEITHEIFLELGKNFITPFDREDIHRLVTSFDDVIDYIHGTSKRIELYKIQHFDKDLIKLCELIQLSTQELRSAVLELKNMRKMRDITASLVRINSIENHADDIFDHAMADLFANEKDAVKIIMYKEIMHGLETATDKCEDAANVIESIIIKMA; encoded by the coding sequence ATGTCTTCATTCGGCTTCTTAAAGTATTTCGTACCCCAGGATCGTAAATTCTTTCCGTTGTTTGATAAGGCTGTAACCAACCTGCATGAGGGCGGAAAAGCTGTTTATCAACTTGTTACTTGCGAAGTGGAGGAGCGCCCAAGATGGTTCAGGAAGATTGAACAGCTGGAGCATGCCGGTGATGAGATCACTCATGAAATATTCCTGGAACTCGGAAAAAATTTCATCACCCCATTCGACCGGGAAGACATTCATCGTTTAGTGACTTCTTTTGATGATGTCATTGACTATATCCATGGCACCTCGAAAAGGATCGAATTGTATAAAATTCAGCATTTCGATAAGGATCTGATAAAACTTTGTGAACTGATTCAACTCAGCACTCAGGAGTTACGGTCGGCCGTTTTGGAATTAAAAAACATGCGAAAAATGCGTGATATCACGGCATCATTGGTTCGTATTAATAGTATAGAGAATCATGCCGATGATATTTTTGATCATGCAATGGCCGATCTTTTTGCCAATGAGAAAGATGCTGTAAAAATTATCATGTACAAGGAAATTATGCATGGATTGGAAACGGCAACCGATAAATGCGAGGATGCTGCCAATGTTATTGAATCGATCATCATTAAGATGGCATAA
- a CDS encoding SUF system Fe-S cluster assembly protein, translated as MSATENIPEVKPLRERVIDMIKTCYDPEIPVDIWELGLIYEININEGNDVHIKMTLTSPACPVAETLPPDVEQKIRDIPDVNSAKVEITFDPPWEKEMMSEEARLELGMW; from the coding sequence ATGTCAGCAACTGAAAACATACCTGAAGTAAAGCCCTTACGCGAACGTGTCATCGATATGATCAAAACCTGTTACGATCCGGAAATTCCGGTGGACATCTGGGAATTAGGTCTTATTTATGAAATCAATATCAATGAAGGGAATGATGTGCATATCAAAATGACATTGACTTCTCCCGCTTGTCCGGTTGCGGAAACATTGCCCCCCGATGTAGAACAGAAAATAAGAGATATTCCGGATGTGAATTCCGCAAAGGTTGAAATTACATTTGACCCGCCCTGGGAGAAGGAGATGATGAGTGAGGAGGCGAGATTGGAACTCGGTATGTGGTGA
- a CDS encoding DUF1972 domain-containing protein — translation MRIAITGSRGIPNNYGGYEQCAENLAVLLVKSGHEVTVYNPHYHEYKQDNFHGVRIVTKWNPEKTIGTPANFIYDYLCMQHALKEKCDILLVLGYTTASFFFPVLHKRKSILVTNMDGLEWKRDKWNAVVKKLAKWFESLGAKYSDHLVSDNIEIKNYLLKEYNKDSTFIPYGADVFDQPEEHILKEYGLEKGNYDLLVARLEKENNIEITLDGIVLSGAGTPFLVIGKHHTAYGQYLKNKYKAYKNIRFMGGIYNLPHLNNIRWFGRYYFHGHSVGGTNPSLLEAMASGSYIFSHDNLFSHNVLGEHAWYYKTPEDIAALLADIPKLEEKRKLFGAVQREKIQQQYNWKKVAGEYEALFKKVVR, via the coding sequence ATGCGAATTGCAATTACAGGATCAAGAGGTATTCCTAATAATTATGGTGGATATGAGCAATGTGCCGAAAACCTAGCCGTATTATTGGTGAAATCCGGACATGAAGTTACAGTATACAACCCCCACTACCACGAATACAAACAAGATAATTTTCATGGTGTACGTATTGTTACCAAATGGAATCCGGAAAAAACAATAGGAACTCCGGCTAATTTTATATACGATTATTTATGTATGCAACATGCCTTAAAAGAAAAGTGTGATATTCTTCTCGTGTTGGGCTATACCACGGCTTCCTTTTTTTTCCCGGTGCTTCACAAGCGAAAAAGCATCCTTGTGACCAACATGGATGGTTTGGAATGGAAGCGTGATAAATGGAATGCAGTAGTAAAAAAGCTGGCCAAATGGTTTGAGTCTTTGGGAGCAAAATACAGTGATCATCTGGTAAGTGATAACATCGAAATAAAGAACTACTTATTGAAAGAGTATAATAAAGATTCTACTTTCATCCCTTATGGAGCAGATGTATTTGATCAGCCGGAAGAGCATATTTTAAAAGAATATGGTCTGGAAAAAGGCAACTATGATTTATTGGTAGCCCGACTTGAAAAGGAAAATAATATTGAAATCACGCTGGACGGGATTGTATTATCCGGAGCCGGAACTCCGTTTTTGGTGATAGGGAAACACCATACGGCCTATGGTCAATACTTAAAGAATAAATACAAAGCGTATAAGAACATTCGTTTCATGGGGGGTATTTACAACCTGCCGCATCTCAATAACATTAGGTGGTTTGGGCGCTACTATTTTCACGGACATTCTGTAGGAGGTACCAATCCTTCACTTCTCGAAGCAATGGCATCAGGATCCTATATTTTCTCTCATGATAATTTATTCAGTCATAATGTACTTGGAGAGCATGCCTGGTATTATAAGACGCCGGAGGACATTGCAGCACTCTTAGCTGACATTCCAAAGCTTGAGGAAAAGAGAAAACTCTTTGGAGCTGTTCAACGTGAAAAAATTCAGCAACAATACAACTGGAAGAAGGTTGCAGGAGAATATGAGGCTTTGTTTAAAAAAGTAGTGCGTTAA
- a CDS encoding DUF2480 family protein, producing the protein MSEIVNRVAQSGIVTIDLEELFPAGERVLFDISTQLVEGLLLREKDFRDFIANHAWKEYSGKHVALFCSTDAIVPRWAWMLLSSALQPFAATVVVGNAETLETELFRRMMDQLNPEDYRDQRVVIKGCSHRPVPLQAYVALTAKLQPVVKSILYGEPCSTVPVYKRAKS; encoded by the coding sequence ATGTCGGAAATAGTAAATAGAGTTGCGCAGAGTGGTATTGTGACCATTGATCTTGAGGAGTTATTTCCGGCGGGGGAGAGGGTGCTTTTTGATATCAGTACGCAGTTGGTGGAGGGATTGCTGTTGCGGGAAAAGGATTTCAGGGATTTTATTGCGAACCATGCCTGGAAGGAGTATTCCGGTAAACATGTCGCATTGTTTTGTTCAACGGATGCCATTGTGCCGCGCTGGGCCTGGATGTTATTGTCGTCTGCTTTACAGCCATTTGCTGCTACAGTTGTTGTCGGTAATGCGGAAACGTTAGAAACAGAATTGTTCCGGCGCATGATGGATCAGTTAAATCCGGAGGACTACCGTGATCAGCGCGTAGTGATAAAAGGATGCAGCCATCGTCCGGTTCCCTTGCAGGCTTACGTTGCGCTAACAGCAAAATTGCAACCTGTGGTGAAAAGTATTTTGTATGGTGAACCTTGTAGTACGGTACCGGTGTATAAGAGGGCAAAGTCCTGA
- a CDS encoding SufE family protein: MSTMQEIEDEIVEDFNLFDGWEEKYQYIIELGQKLPALEEQYKSDEYKIKGCQSSVWLHGEEREGKLFFEADSDSTFVKGEIALLINVLSGQPAEEILNAKLEFIDKIGLRQHIAVTRANGLSSMIKQMKTYAFAASNHSKQI; this comes from the coding sequence ATGAGTACGATGCAGGAAATAGAAGATGAAATCGTGGAGGACTTTAACCTCTTTGATGGCTGGGAAGAAAAATATCAGTACATCATTGAGCTCGGTCAAAAACTCCCTGCGTTGGAGGAACAGTATAAAAGTGACGAATATAAAATTAAGGGGTGTCAGAGTTCGGTCTGGCTGCATGGTGAAGAACGGGAAGGTAAATTATTTTTTGAGGCGGATAGTGATTCTACCTTCGTGAAAGGAGAAATTGCATTGTTGATCAATGTTCTTTCAGGTCAACCTGCTGAAGAAATACTTAATGCTAAACTGGAATTTATTGATAAAATCGGATTGCGTCAACATATTGCCGTTACCAGAGCGAATGGACTCTCCTCCATGATCAAACAAATGAAAACTTATGCCTTCGCTGCTTCAAACCATTCAAAACAAATTTAA
- a CDS encoding cysteine desulfurase, with the protein MATFNVNDIRNDFPILSEKAYGKPLVYFDNAATSQKPQVVIDALVNYYSHSNANIHRGVHFLSQRASEAFDNVREKVRAFINASSEKEIIFVKGTTEAINLVAATYGRKNIGKGDEILISAMEHHSNIVPWQLLCEEKGAVLKVIPMNDKGELVLDKLNTLLSDRTKLVSLVHVSNSLGTINPVKEIIAQAHKKGIPVLIDGAQSTAHAPIDVQDLDADFFAFSGHKILGPTGVGCLYGKLQLLEEMPPYQGGGEMISSVTFEKTTYNEVPYKFEAGTPNIADVIALGTAIDYWNNLDRLGAAAWEEELLEYATSKISAIPGVRIIGTAEKKAGVLSFVIEGVNAMDAGMYLDTKGVAVRTGQHCTEPVMLRFGVPGTIRASFMFYNTMEEIDSLVENLGKAIQLLQPQTAL; encoded by the coding sequence ATGGCCACTTTTAATGTTAACGATATCCGCAACGACTTCCCGATTCTTTCGGAGAAAGCGTATGGAAAGCCATTGGTGTATTTCGACAACGCTGCTACTTCTCAGAAACCTCAGGTAGTGATTGATGCATTGGTGAATTATTACTCACATAGCAATGCAAATATTCACCGTGGTGTCCATTTTTTATCTCAAAGAGCCTCTGAAGCTTTTGATAATGTCAGGGAGAAAGTAAGAGCATTTATTAACGCATCATCAGAGAAGGAAATCATTTTTGTTAAGGGCACCACAGAGGCCATCAACCTGGTGGCTGCTACTTATGGAAGAAAGAATATTGGGAAGGGAGATGAAATTCTTATCTCTGCCATGGAGCATCATAGCAATATTGTTCCCTGGCAACTATTGTGTGAGGAGAAAGGAGCTGTGTTGAAAGTGATTCCGATGAATGATAAAGGGGAACTCGTTCTTGATAAACTGAATACCTTGCTTTCAGACAGAACAAAACTCGTTTCGCTGGTGCATGTATCTAATTCACTCGGAACCATTAATCCGGTGAAGGAAATCATAGCACAAGCGCACAAGAAAGGAATACCTGTTCTTATTGATGGAGCACAAAGTACCGCTCATGCACCTATTGATGTTCAGGATCTCGATGCCGACTTCTTTGCATTCAGCGGACATAAAATTTTGGGTCCTACCGGTGTTGGATGCCTGTATGGTAAATTGCAGTTGCTGGAGGAGATGCCACCGTATCAGGGTGGAGGAGAGATGATTTCTTCCGTGACTTTTGAGAAGACGACTTACAATGAAGTGCCCTATAAGTTTGAAGCCGGAACGCCGAATATCGCGGATGTGATTGCGCTCGGGACAGCAATTGATTACTGGAACAATCTTGATCGATTGGGAGCAGCAGCATGGGAAGAAGAGTTGCTCGAATATGCTACTTCAAAAATTTCGGCTATACCTGGTGTTAGAATCATTGGAACCGCGGAGAAAAAGGCGGGCGTCTTGTCTTTTGTTATCGAAGGAGTAAATGCCATGGATGCCGGAATGTATCTGGATACAAAGGGTGTTGCTGTGCGTACAGGGCAGCATTGCACAGAGCCCGTCATGTTGCGGTTTGGAGTTCCGGGAACCATCCGTGCCTCCTTTATGTTCTATAATACGATGGAAGAAATTGATAGTCTGGTGGAGAATTTAGGTAAAGCGATTCAATTATTACAACCACAAACGGCATTATGA
- a CDS encoding iron-sulfur cluster assembly accessory protein: protein MITVTEKARDKAIELIKSENHPEDAFIRVGVEGGGCSGLSYSLTFDHTLTPDDKVFEDKGIKIVCNKKSFLYLVGTQLDFSDGLNGKGFQFNNPNASRTCGCGESFAV, encoded by the coding sequence ATGATTACAGTCACAGAAAAAGCAAGAGATAAAGCGATAGAGTTGATCAAATCGGAAAACCATCCCGAAGATGCCTTTATCCGTGTCGGGGTAGAAGGTGGAGGATGTTCCGGATTGAGTTATAGCCTCACTTTCGATCATACCCTTACACCTGACGATAAGGTGTTTGAAGATAAGGGAATCAAAATAGTATGCAATAAAAAAAGTTTCCTCTACCTCGTAGGGACGCAGCTTGATTTCAGCGATGGCCTCAACGGAAAAGGATTTCAGTTTAATAATCCCAATGCCAGTCGTACCTGCGGCTGTGGCGAGTCCTTCGCCGTCTGA
- the sufC gene encoding Fe-S cluster assembly ATPase SufC produces MLSIKNLQAAVEGKQILNGLNFEVKPGEVHAIMGPNGSGKSTLASVLAGREEYEVSGGSVSFLGTDLLEMSPEDRARAGLFLAFQYPVEIPGVSNANFLKTAVNEIRKARGEEILDSKAFLKLMNEKMKLVEMDKAMTQRSVNEGFSGGEKKRNEIFQMAMLEPKLSILDETDSGLDIDALRIVSNGVNALRSPDRSFIVITHYQRLLDYIVPDFVHVLYKGRIVKSGTKDLALELEEKGYDWIKEEIAVGA; encoded by the coding sequence ATGTTATCAATAAAAAATTTACAGGCGGCCGTAGAGGGTAAGCAAATCCTCAATGGCCTTAATTTCGAAGTGAAGCCGGGCGAAGTGCATGCGATCATGGGGCCGAACGGTTCCGGTAAAAGTACGCTTGCTTCGGTACTGGCCGGCCGTGAGGAGTATGAAGTGTCCGGTGGTTCCGTTTCGTTCCTGGGTACTGATCTTTTGGAGATGTCTCCTGAAGACCGTGCGCGTGCAGGTTTGTTTCTTGCCTTTCAGTATCCGGTGGAAATACCGGGGGTGAGTAATGCGAATTTTCTGAAGACTGCCGTTAACGAAATCCGCAAAGCACGTGGAGAAGAAATCCTCGATTCGAAAGCATTTCTCAAGCTGATGAATGAGAAGATGAAGTTGGTGGAGATGGATAAAGCCATGACCCAACGTTCGGTGAATGAAGGATTCAGTGGCGGTGAGAAAAAGCGTAACGAGATTTTTCAAATGGCGATGCTTGAACCTAAGCTTTCCATCCTCGATGAAACAGATTCCGGTCTCGATATCGATGCCTTGCGAATTGTTTCGAACGGTGTGAATGCCCTGCGCAGTCCTGATCGTTCATTTATTGTGATCACTCATTATCAGCGTCTGTTGGATTATATCGTTCCTGATTTCGTGCATGTCCTTTACAAAGGGCGCATCGTAAAATCCGGAACCAAGGATCTCGCGCTGGAACTGGAGGAAAAGGGATACGATTGGATCAAAGAAGAAATTGCAGTTGGAGCCTGA
- a CDS encoding energy transducer TonB, whose product MYLRTLNYLLMYRLCLLLILILPLQSFSQRLPEKDPKNEKVFISVEKMPEFPGGKDAMNDFIVKELNYPVGAKESGIEGKVYLAFIVNAKGKVGEVEVLRGVHPELDKEAIRIVKAMPDWMPGSQDDVPVDVRLTLPFYFKLN is encoded by the coding sequence ATGTATCTTCGTACTCTAAATTACCTGCTTATGTACCGGTTATGTCTTCTGCTTATCTTGATTCTTCCCTTGCAATCCTTTTCTCAGCGATTGCCCGAAAAGGATCCAAAGAATGAAAAAGTCTTTATCAGCGTTGAAAAAATGCCGGAGTTTCCCGGAGGGAAGGATGCCATGAATGACTTTATCGTGAAAGAGTTGAACTATCCTGTAGGAGCCAAGGAAAGTGGTATTGAAGGTAAGGTATATCTGGCATTTATAGTCAATGCAAAGGGAAAAGTTGGTGAGGTGGAAGTCCTGCGTGGTGTGCACCCTGAACTGGATAAGGAGGCGATACGTATTGTGAAAGCTATGCCCGACTGGATGCCCGGGAGCCAGGACGATGTTCCCGTGGATGTGCGTTTGACGCTTCCGTTTTATTTTAAGTTAAACTAA
- the sufD gene encoding Fe-S cluster assembly protein SufD: protein MTTITTSAPSPSAFLQEAEMFAELYGKQQPAFLNLRREAIAAFSKLGIPTGKHEEWKYLNLSGITTAGYRTVSPTDTQTFTAKEAEQYRLPGKKSVLVVVENGRINSAASSMNDLPSGIKIGSLSDFLGQDSVQSHLFQHADFVNEALVAMNTMLCYEPVVILVEKNAKIELPVQLAFVAVAGAEPLSIPARVLVVMGDQSECTVIESYHTHGDGAPTFTNAVSEVVVGKGARYFGTKVQAEADTSKNISYHKVNMARDSYQHLTTVTLGGLLVRNNLHIRLDDVNINSYLNGLYVLNGDQVVDNHTLVDHAMPNCYSNELYKGIIDGHATGVFNGKIWVRQDAQKTNAYQSNKNLLLSNEASMNTKPQLEIYADDVKCSHGATTGQLDDEALFYLRARGIGEETARALLNHAFAADVIEQVENEELRASLLQLLEKKLK from the coding sequence ATGACGACGATAACTACATCTGCCCCTTCTCCTTCCGCATTCTTGCAGGAAGCAGAGATGTTCGCGGAATTATATGGAAAACAACAACCGGCTTTTTTAAACCTGCGCCGCGAGGCTATTGCTGCTTTCTCAAAGTTGGGAATTCCTACCGGAAAGCATGAGGAATGGAAGTACCTGAACCTATCAGGGATCACAACTGCGGGCTATCGTACCGTTAGTCCGACAGATACACAAACGTTTACCGCTAAAGAAGCAGAGCAATACCGGTTGCCCGGAAAGAAGAGTGTGCTGGTTGTTGTGGAGAATGGACGAATAAATTCCGCCGCTTCTTCCATGAACGATTTGCCCTCCGGGATTAAAATAGGATCGCTCTCTGATTTTTTAGGACAGGACTCCGTACAATCTCACCTGTTTCAGCATGCTGATTTTGTGAACGAAGCATTGGTAGCAATGAATACCATGCTTTGTTACGAACCGGTTGTGATTCTTGTAGAGAAGAACGCAAAGATTGAACTTCCTGTGCAGCTTGCATTTGTTGCAGTTGCGGGCGCAGAGCCCTTGTCCATTCCGGCGCGAGTACTGGTGGTGATGGGCGATCAGTCGGAATGTACGGTCATTGAGAGTTACCATACTCACGGTGATGGAGCCCCGACATTTACCAATGCAGTTAGCGAAGTGGTGGTAGGAAAAGGAGCACGGTACTTTGGTACTAAGGTCCAGGCGGAGGCAGATACTTCAAAAAATATAAGTTACCATAAAGTGAATATGGCGCGCGATAGTTACCAGCACCTGACCACAGTCACTTTAGGCGGACTCCTGGTACGTAATAATCTCCATATTCGTCTCGATGATGTAAATATTAATTCCTATCTGAATGGGCTCTATGTTTTAAATGGAGATCAGGTGGTGGATAACCATACGCTGGTTGATCATGCGATGCCGAATTGTTACAGCAATGAATTGTATAAGGGTATAATTGATGGTCATGCCACGGGAGTGTTTAATGGAAAGATTTGGGTACGACAAGATGCGCAGAAAACGAATGCGTATCAGTCCAATAAAAATCTCCTGCTCAGCAATGAGGCTTCCATGAATACGAAGCCGCAGCTTGAAATTTATGCGGATGATGTGAAATGCAGTCATGGCGCGACTACCGGACAACTCGACGATGAAGCACTCTTCTACCTCCGTGCCCGCGGTATCGGTGAAGAAACGGCCCGTGCATTGCTCAACCATGCATTTGCAGCAGATGTCATTGAACAAGTAGAGAATGAAGAACTGCGCGCAAGTCTATTGCAGTTGCTGGAAAAAAAACTAAAATAA
- the sufB gene encoding Fe-S cluster assembly protein SufB: MSEDLKILDEVTNSDYKWGFVSNIESDNAPKGLNEDIVRFISLKKSEPEWLLQWRLKAFRHWLTMTEPKWPNVSYPEIDFQDIIYYSAPKKKPTLNSLDELDPEIKATFDKLGISLIEQQRLAGVAVDAVIDSVSVKTTFRETLAELGIIFCSFSEAVHDHPELIKKYLGSVVPYTDNFYAALNSAVFSDGSFCYIPKGVRCPMELSTYFRINSAGTGQFERTLIVAEEGAQVSYLEGCTAPMRDENQLHAAVVEIVSHTDANVKYSTVQNWYPGDKNGKGGIYNFVTKRGICLGDRAKISWTQVETGSAITWKYPSVILKGDYSIGEFYSVAVTNNMQQADTGTKMIHLGKNTRSVIVSKGISCGRSQNSYRGLVKIGKNASYARNFSQCDSLLIGDKCGAHTFPYLEVANKTAKVEHEATTSKVGEDQIFYCNQRGISTEDAVNLIVNGYCKEVFNQLPMEFAVEAQKLLSISLEGSVG, from the coding sequence ATGTCTGAAGACTTAAAAATACTAGACGAAGTTACCAACTCTGATTATAAATGGGGTTTCGTCAGCAATATCGAAAGCGATAACGCACCGAAAGGGCTCAATGAGGATATCGTGCGTTTTATCTCTCTGAAAAAAAGCGAGCCGGAATGGTTGCTGCAATGGAGGTTGAAAGCCTTTCGTCATTGGCTGACCATGACAGAACCGAAGTGGCCCAACGTTTCCTACCCTGAAATTGATTTTCAGGATATCATTTATTATTCTGCGCCGAAGAAGAAACCTACGCTGAATAGTCTCGATGAACTGGACCCGGAGATCAAAGCCACATTTGATAAACTCGGAATTTCACTGATCGAACAACAACGCTTGGCAGGTGTGGCTGTAGATGCTGTCATAGATAGTGTTTCTGTAAAAACTACCTTTCGTGAAACACTGGCGGAACTGGGAATTATATTTTGTTCCTTTAGTGAAGCCGTGCATGATCATCCTGAATTGATTAAAAAATATTTAGGCTCTGTGGTTCCGTATACTGATAATTTTTACGCGGCACTCAACAGTGCGGTGTTCAGTGATGGTTCGTTTTGCTATATCCCGAAAGGTGTTCGCTGCCCTATGGAGTTGAGTACGTATTTCCGCATCAACAGCGCCGGTACCGGTCAGTTTGAACGCACTTTGATTGTTGCGGAAGAGGGTGCGCAGGTGAGTTATCTCGAAGGTTGCACAGCGCCGATGCGCGATGAAAATCAATTGCACGCAGCGGTGGTTGAGATCGTCTCACATACAGATGCCAATGTGAAATACAGTACCGTGCAGAACTGGTACCCTGGTGATAAAAATGGGAAAGGCGGTATTTATAATTTTGTTACGAAGCGCGGTATTTGTCTCGGTGATCGTGCCAAGATTTCATGGACACAAGTAGAGACCGGTTCCGCGATTACCTGGAAGTATCCGAGTGTGATTCTGAAGGGAGATTATTCTATCGGTGAATTTTATTCTGTCGCTGTGACGAATAATATGCAGCAGGCCGATACCGGTACAAAGATGATTCATCTCGGAAAAAATACGCGCAGTGTGATTGTTTCAAAAGGAATTTCCTGTGGTCGTAGTCAGAATTCTTACCGTGGTCTTGTGAAGATTGGTAAGAATGCTTCCTATGCACGTAACTTCTCCCAATGTGATTCCTTGCTGATCGGTGATAAATGTGGTGCACATACGTTCCCTTATCTCGAAGTAGCCAATAAAACAGCGAAGGTGGAGCATGAAGCCACAACGAGTAAGGTCGGTGAAGATCAAATCTTCTATTGCAATCAGCGCGGTATCTCTACCGAAGATGCAGTGAACCTGATTGTCAACGGCTATTGTAAAGAAGTATTCAATCAACTGCCGATGGAGTTCGCTGTTGAAGCGCAAAAATTGCTGAGCATCTCTCTCGAAGGTTCTGTTGGTTAA
- the thiL gene encoding thiamine-phosphate kinase — protein MFENKQNRTELSSLGEFGLIHHIKQSVKLTQPGSLKGIGDDAAVIDNGPGRTVVTTDMLIEGVHFDLSFTPLKHLGYKAVVVNISDICAMNALPKQIVCGLAMSNRFSLEAVEELMEGINLACERYGVDLVGGDTCSTPGGLAISITAIGHAMEEDLVYRDQSAVNDLICVTGDIGAAYMGLQLLNREKKIFLENPSVQPDLQGFDYPLERQLKPEARLDIIQRFKTWYVKPTAMIDISDGLASDLMHLCKGSNTGCQIYEEKLPIDHLTRELGIELGLDPTVAALNGGEDYELLFTLPLSEFEKIKDRAEISIIGHMTDASFGYRFIDKQQNVHELKAQGWDAFRS, from the coding sequence ATGTTTGAGAATAAGCAAAACAGAACGGAATTGAGCAGTTTAGGCGAATTTGGCCTCATACATCATATAAAACAAAGTGTGAAACTGACTCAACCGGGATCTTTAAAAGGAATTGGTGATGATGCTGCTGTGATCGATAACGGTCCGGGCAGAACGGTGGTCACCACTGATATGTTGATTGAAGGGGTGCACTTTGACCTTTCTTTTACTCCACTAAAACATCTGGGATACAAAGCTGTAGTGGTCAACATCAGTGACATTTGCGCCATGAATGCCCTGCCCAAGCAAATTGTATGTGGCCTGGCCATGTCCAACAGATTCTCACTGGAGGCCGTTGAAGAATTGATGGAAGGAATCAATCTGGCTTGTGAGCGCTATGGAGTTGACCTTGTTGGAGGCGATACCTGTTCAACGCCCGGAGGTTTGGCGATCAGCATTACTGCTATTGGGCATGCCATGGAAGAGGATTTGGTGTATAGAGATCAGTCTGCTGTAAATGACCTTATTTGTGTGACGGGTGATATAGGGGCGGCCTATATGGGACTGCAGCTCCTCAACCGCGAGAAAAAAATATTTCTGGAAAATCCATCTGTTCAACCCGACTTACAAGGCTTCGATTATCCATTAGAAAGACAGTTGAAACCGGAAGCCCGACTTGATATTATCCAACGATTCAAGACCTGGTATGTGAAGCCGACGGCGATGATTGATATTTCGGATGGCCTCGCCTCTGACTTAATGCATTTATGTAAAGGCTCGAACACAGGGTGTCAGATTTACGAAGAGAAATTACCGATCGATCATCTGACCCGTGAGTTGGGCATAGAATTAGGGCTTGATCCCACAGTTGCCGCTTTAAATGGTGGAGAGGATTATGAACTGCTTTTTACTTTGCCGCTCAGTGAATTTGAAAAGATAAAGGATCGTGCTGAGATCAGTATCATCGGACATATGACAGATGCTTCATTTGGCTATCGATTTATTGACAAGCAACAAAATGTGCATGAACTGAAAGCGCAGGGCTGGGATGCATTTCGCTCCTGA